One region of Arthrobacter sp. StoSoilB22 genomic DNA includes:
- a CDS encoding ABC transporter permease, with protein MVGNDLRQRLRDKSVLIFSLIVPLALMGVLSLAFGRLGTGSVDLQPATVIASVEDSGPLGAALLESLASVESMKVTVRQVSSEAVGPETRTTGAALGIVIPAGFSSALATGQPSALQLIEGSGSVLETSVLISIVTGIVDQFTAASVTEAAARLGGVPPDAAAGIGRIAVTGDPILHVTEGIAPAGQLSLRAGLVAGQTGLFLLFTVGFGVLGLLAEKEQGTLARIRSTAAPQWTVVAAKALVGFSLGVVASGVLLASGTLLFGVNFGSPAVVGLLVLGAAAAATSLTFVVAKMVRTAEQANVAQSIVAMVLGIAGGAFFPIQASGFMAVLMDLNPVGAFIRGLGISAGGGGVAEIAVPLVTMWGFAVICVMVSLFLPDRGAKA; from the coding sequence ATGGTCGGCAATGATCTACGTCAACGGCTGAGGGACAAGTCGGTGCTCATCTTTTCGCTGATCGTCCCCTTGGCATTGATGGGCGTGCTGAGCTTGGCTTTCGGTCGACTGGGTACCGGCAGCGTCGACCTGCAACCAGCCACTGTCATAGCAAGCGTCGAAGACTCCGGCCCACTCGGTGCTGCGTTGCTCGAATCGCTGGCTTCAGTCGAATCCATGAAGGTCACCGTACGTCAGGTGTCATCGGAGGCCGTGGGCCCGGAAACCCGCACTACCGGTGCCGCCTTGGGCATCGTCATCCCGGCCGGCTTCAGTTCAGCCTTGGCTACCGGGCAACCGTCCGCCCTGCAACTTATCGAAGGCAGCGGGTCCGTCCTCGAGACGAGTGTTTTGATCTCAATCGTGACCGGAATCGTGGACCAGTTCACCGCTGCGTCGGTAACGGAGGCAGCGGCGAGACTGGGTGGAGTCCCCCCTGATGCTGCGGCAGGCATTGGACGAATCGCGGTGACCGGCGACCCGATCCTCCATGTCACGGAAGGAATCGCGCCAGCCGGGCAGTTGTCGCTTCGGGCCGGCTTGGTGGCCGGTCAAACGGGCTTGTTTCTATTGTTCACGGTGGGGTTCGGGGTCCTAGGACTACTGGCGGAAAAGGAACAGGGAACACTCGCCAGGATCAGATCCACCGCCGCACCGCAGTGGACCGTCGTCGCCGCCAAAGCTCTTGTCGGTTTCTCGTTGGGAGTCGTCGCAAGTGGCGTGCTGCTTGCCAGCGGCACGCTCCTCTTCGGCGTTAACTTCGGCTCCCCGGCCGTTGTGGGCTTGTTAGTCCTCGGGGCAGCGGCGGCGGCCACCAGCCTAACCTTTGTCGTGGCCAAAATGGTTCGGACAGCAGAACAGGCCAATGTGGCGCAATCCATTGTTGCCATGGTGCTGGGTATCGCGGGAGGCGCCTTCTTCCCCATCCAAGCGTCAGGTTTCATGGCGGTCCTGATGGATTTGAACCCGGTGGGTGCATTCATCCGGGGCCTCGGAATCTCTGCCGGTGGCGGCGGCGTCGCAGAAATCGCCGTGCCTTTGGTGACGATGTGGGGATTCGCGGTTATTTGCGTCATGGTCTCCCTCTTCCTGCCGGACCGCGGAGCCAAGGCATGA
- a CDS encoding ABC transporter permease has product MKAILAIAGVEVRRFLRDRSNIFFVFTFPLLLILLLGTQFGSSRAETRVSLTGGSGTALESVVTEQLEADGLQVESVTAQVMHEQLARGRADVGLVIRDEAAAAFDDGRRAELQILTASQASAQAALQEVRGSLGAISMRHSQLAALEQAGLPAEAAEAAVAQAQEAFQPPRVEILDTDNTAQEFRGLGVFELGAVQQLLLFIFLSSLTGAATLIQARRYGVIPRTMSAPVSSGQTIAGQAVGRFGIASVQGAYILVGTALLFGVDWGNLWLTAMVLIAFSAVAAAAAMIIGSLLDHDGAATGIGIGAGLVLAGLGGCMVPPEFFAEPLQSISWLTPHRWAYDALAAIQRRDASFTDILPALGILAAMAAIFLMFGAWLLRRSLQRAL; this is encoded by the coding sequence ATGAAAGCGATCCTGGCCATCGCCGGCGTGGAGGTGCGGCGCTTCCTGCGGGACCGCTCCAACATCTTTTTCGTCTTTACCTTCCCGCTCCTGCTGATTCTGTTATTGGGCACCCAGTTCGGTTCGAGCCGCGCGGAAACCCGGGTTAGCCTCACTGGTGGATCCGGGACGGCGCTTGAGTCCGTTGTGACGGAACAATTGGAAGCCGACGGCCTGCAGGTGGAATCTGTCACCGCCCAAGTGATGCACGAACAGCTGGCGCGCGGAAGGGCCGACGTCGGGCTCGTCATCCGCGACGAAGCCGCCGCCGCGTTCGACGACGGACGCCGTGCGGAGCTGCAGATTCTCACTGCGTCGCAAGCATCAGCCCAAGCAGCACTACAGGAAGTCAGGGGTTCCCTGGGCGCCATCAGCATGCGGCACAGCCAGCTCGCAGCTTTGGAGCAGGCCGGACTGCCGGCCGAGGCAGCGGAGGCTGCCGTGGCGCAGGCGCAGGAAGCTTTCCAGCCACCCCGCGTAGAGATCCTCGACACCGACAACACCGCGCAGGAGTTCCGTGGACTTGGGGTTTTCGAACTCGGAGCGGTGCAGCAGCTGCTGCTGTTCATCTTCCTCAGTTCCCTGACCGGTGCCGCCACGCTGATCCAGGCCCGCCGTTACGGCGTCATCCCGCGTACCATGTCAGCACCCGTATCCAGCGGCCAAACGATTGCCGGGCAGGCAGTGGGAAGATTCGGGATTGCATCAGTCCAAGGTGCGTACATCCTGGTAGGTACGGCCCTGCTCTTCGGCGTTGATTGGGGCAACCTCTGGCTCACGGCAATGGTCTTGATAGCCTTCAGCGCCGTCGCCGCGGCAGCCGCCATGATCATCGGCTCACTGTTGGATCACGACGGCGCCGCAACAGGTATCGGAATAGGTGCAGGTCTCGTGCTGGCTGGCCTGGGAGGCTGCATGGTGCCACCCGAGTTCTTCGCCGAACCCCTTCAGAGCATCTCGTGGCTGACTCCACATCGGTGGGCCTACGACGCCTTGGCCGCCATCCAACGGCGGGACGCTTCCTTCACGGACATCCTTCCCGCTCTCGGCATCCTGGCAGCGATGGCCGCTATTTTCCTTATGTTTGGCGCGTGGCTCCTACGACGCAGCCTCCAAAGGGCGCTATGA
- a CDS encoding DUF5655 domain-containing protein: protein MPTDAESFFDGSPQGLAICRAVLAVVGGLGDFRVNVSKSQIALRRHRGFASLWRPDKYVHSRVPAVLSLALPYELGSPRFKEIVHPAPSVWMHHLELHDPSMVDAEVRQWIREAFEAA from the coding sequence TTGCCCACGGACGCAGAGTCGTTTTTTGATGGATCTCCTCAAGGCCTCGCCATCTGCCGGGCCGTCCTTGCCGTTGTGGGTGGACTCGGTGATTTTCGGGTCAACGTATCCAAGAGCCAGATCGCCCTTCGGCGGCATCGTGGATTCGCCTCCTTGTGGCGGCCTGACAAGTACGTCCATTCGAGGGTACCGGCGGTGTTGTCGTTGGCTTTGCCCTACGAGCTCGGCTCCCCACGGTTCAAAGAAATCGTTCATCCCGCTCCTTCCGTGTGGATGCATCACTTGGAACTCCACGATCCAAGCATGGTTGATGCCGAGGTGAGGCAGTGGATCAGGGAGGCCTTTGAGGCGGCATAG
- a CDS encoding ABC transporter ATP-binding protein, with protein MAPPRTGTVLSADRLVKKFGDLTAVDDVSFAIGPGETYGLLGPNGAGKTTIINMVAGLIPADSGSVDVAGIRMDPGSVAAKRNLGLVPQELAIYPDLTARENLNFFGRLQGLGRKELSSRVDTVLDLLGLTERAGEQTKKYSGGMKRRLNIGIGLLHRPGLLILDEPTVGVDPQSRNSILEAVGNLSTEGTAVLYTTHYMEEAERLCDRIAILDQGQVQAEGTRDELITLTGGVDRITLMGTGRTTAAAQALTSLDGVHRVTDYGGTELILTVTDGAALLAGIVTTAARSGMTLASVSVTRPDLESVFLHLTGKALRD; from the coding sequence GTGGCACCGCCTCGCACCGGAACAGTCTTGTCAGCAGACCGGCTCGTCAAGAAATTCGGTGACCTGACCGCCGTCGACGACGTCTCCTTCGCCATCGGCCCCGGTGAGACTTACGGCCTCCTTGGCCCGAACGGTGCCGGGAAGACCACCATCATCAACATGGTTGCCGGTCTGATCCCTGCCGATTCCGGATCAGTTGATGTGGCCGGTATCAGGATGGACCCAGGGAGTGTCGCCGCGAAACGCAACCTGGGGCTGGTCCCCCAAGAGCTCGCTATCTATCCGGATCTGACGGCACGCGAGAACCTGAATTTCTTCGGCCGGCTCCAGGGTCTTGGCCGTAAGGAGTTGTCCTCCAGAGTGGACACGGTTTTGGATCTCCTTGGCCTGACTGAGCGTGCCGGCGAACAAACCAAAAAGTACTCCGGTGGCATGAAGCGTCGTCTGAATATTGGTATCGGTTTGCTCCACCGCCCCGGTCTGCTGATCCTTGACGAACCGACGGTGGGAGTTGACCCACAGTCACGCAACTCAATTCTTGAAGCGGTGGGAAACCTCTCAACGGAGGGCACCGCGGTCCTCTACACCACCCATTACATGGAAGAAGCAGAGCGCCTATGTGACAGGATTGCCATCTTGGACCAAGGCCAGGTCCAGGCTGAAGGAACCAGGGACGAGCTCATCACGCTCACCGGCGGAGTGGACCGGATTACTCTCATGGGGACCGGCCGGACCACGGCAGCAGCTCAAGCACTGACGTCGCTCGACGGTGTTCACCGCGTCACTGATTACGGAGGAACCGAACTGATACTCACCGTCACGGACGGTGCAGCTCTCCTCGCAGGCATAGTAACTACCGCAGCCCGATCAGGAATGACCCTGGCATCGGTATCCGTGACACGTCCGGACCTCGAATCGGTTTTCCTGCATTTGACCGGCAAAGCGCTCAGGGACTGA
- a CDS encoding pyridoxamine 5'-phosphate oxidase family protein: MTDKNLVPEAEVLEWDDCWRLLSEANVGRLSVIVDGHPDIFPVNFAVENNTVVFRTGPGTKQWAMEDDAVVAMEADSVSAEFGIAWSVVVKGTAEDAGSEGPRLDEIRRALFPWQGVGQDHLFRIVPASVTGRRFDLSAPMSLQTPLNDAPRAGLE; this comes from the coding sequence ATGACCGACAAAAACCTAGTGCCTGAGGCAGAAGTACTTGAATGGGACGATTGTTGGAGGCTCCTAAGTGAGGCCAACGTCGGGCGGCTTTCTGTGATCGTCGACGGCCACCCGGATATCTTTCCCGTGAACTTCGCCGTAGAAAACAACACGGTGGTTTTCAGGACCGGACCGGGAACCAAGCAGTGGGCCATGGAGGATGACGCCGTGGTAGCCATGGAGGCAGACTCCGTCAGTGCCGAATTCGGAATTGCGTGGAGTGTGGTGGTGAAGGGCACAGCTGAGGATGCAGGGTCCGAAGGCCCTCGACTTGATGAGATCAGGCGCGCCCTTTTCCCGTGGCAGGGAGTGGGTCAGGACCACCTCTTCAGAATTGTTCCGGCCTCGGTAACCGGGAGACGATTCGACCTTTCAGCGCCGATGTCGCTTCAAACTCCACTCAACGACGCACCACGGGCCGGCTTGGAATAG